The following is a genomic window from bacterium.
ATCTGGCTTGGATGTATCACACGTAATCTCACCCTCAAAACCAACAACTTTCTTTAGAAGGTGCGCAAGCTCTAAAATACTACAGTCTTCACCTGTACCGACATTGATTGTCTCAGCCTGTTCATACTTCTCCATCACGGTGCATAAAGCTTCGGCAAGATCATCAACGTAGAGAAACTCCCGTCTTGGACTCCCAGTTCCCCAGATGACTACCTCTTTTTTGCCGCTTTGCTTCGCCTCATGAAATCTTCGCATCATTCCAGGGATAACATGCGAGTGTTCCGGATGAAAATTATCCCCAGGTCCATACAGATTTGTTGGCATTGCAGAGATAAAACACTTTCCATACTGCTCCATGTATTTTTCACAAAGCTTCAATCCCGCTATCTTTGCTAGGGCATAACCCTCATTAGTAGGCTCAAGAGGGCCACTCAGAAGTGATTCTTCTCGTATCGGCTGTGGTGATAGCTTCGGATAAATACAGGAGCTACCGAGAAAAAGAAGTTTCTTTACTTTATACTGAGCAGCTGCATGGATTACATTTGCAGCGATCATTATATTT
Proteins encoded in this region:
- a CDS encoding GDP-L-fucose synthase is translated as MEKESKIFIAGHKGLVGSALVRNLKKKGYQNLLLRDREELDLRDQSAVQQFFYEYDIDYCMIAAAKVGGILFNQQYQADFLYENIMIAANVIHAAAQYKVKKLLFLGSSCIYPKLSPQPIREESLLSGPLEPTNEGYALAKIAGLKLCEKYMEQYGKCFISAMPTNLYGPGDNFHPEHSHVIPGMMRRFHEAKQSGKKEVVIWGTGSPRREFLYVDDLAEALCTVMEKYEQAETINVGTGEDCSILELAHLLKKVVGFEGEITCDTSKPDGTLRKVLDVTRIKELGWQPAYTLEKGLQKAYAWALENKVFENTETESAAATHETQIRQISSLGESESSVGAISRSEKRASSAQGSTGA